Proteins from one Mesorhizobium sp. M9A.F.Ca.ET.002.03.1.2 genomic window:
- a CDS encoding TadE/TadG family type IV pilus assembly protein translates to MERRPVQVFRNDSGAAAVEFALVLPILCLALLGVINGWSFVSSSLSMRAGVKTAANLVMEGAANDPATQAVALSSWESHPDDAQVTLGRKYMCGSTVVDPSTLCNGLKAPSVFVEIQATATWSPPYSFGVFSLSREISHRQVIRVR, encoded by the coding sequence GTGGAACGGCGACCGGTCCAGGTTTTCCGGAACGATTCGGGCGCTGCCGCGGTGGAGTTTGCGCTGGTTTTGCCGATCCTTTGCCTGGCACTTCTTGGCGTCATTAACGGCTGGTCTTTCGTATCAAGCTCGTTGTCGATGCGTGCAGGCGTCAAGACGGCGGCAAATCTTGTGATGGAAGGAGCAGCCAACGACCCGGCCACCCAAGCCGTTGCCCTGTCGAGCTGGGAAAGCCATCCAGACGACGCGCAGGTTACTTTGGGGCGTAAATACATGTGCGGGAGCACCGTGGTCGATCCATCGACCCTGTGCAACGGTTTGAAAGCTCCCTCGGTCTTCGTTGAAATACAAGCGACAGCGACCTGGTCCCCGCCCTATAGTTTTGGCGTGTTTTCCCTGTCGCGCGAGATCAGTCACCGACAGGTGATTCGTGTTCGCTAA
- a CDS encoding TadE/TadG family type IV pilus assembly protein encodes MEFALIAPFLMVLLFGIFAFGWALNAMSSVRYTLETSSRALQMKNSLTEADIKAIATAKLLSLGLRDVDVTIAIDPPSGGFRMAHLTARYAFVIQFPYVDQYPIHYATTVTVPLVAS; translated from the coding sequence TTGGAGTTCGCGCTGATCGCGCCTTTTCTGATGGTGCTTCTGTTCGGCATCTTCGCATTCGGCTGGGCCCTGAATGCCATGTCGAGCGTTCGATACACGCTGGAAACGTCTTCGCGTGCGCTGCAGATGAAGAACTCGCTGACCGAGGCCGACATAAAAGCCATAGCGACGGCAAAACTGCTGAGTCTGGGACTAAGAGATGTCGACGTAACGATAGCGATCGACCCCCCCAGCGGCGGCTTCCGCATGGCGCATCTCACGGCCAGATATGCTTTCGTGATCCAGTTCCCGTACGTCGACCAGTATCCGATACATTATGCGACAACCGTCACAGTTCCGCTGGTCGCATCGTGA
- a CDS encoding pilus assembly protein TadG-related protein — MERRARTFRRFFRWPRRIGESGNVATIFALSLPIVVGGAGLGVETSYWYYSSLKLQAAADAAAYAGALEKVLGSDKPAVVSAATLSATTNGWAPSTGTIEVFTPPSSGPNVAKKAVEVIVHQNLDRFFTSIFTQDAVGAQARAVALITDASKACVLATSPSASKAALFSGSSTMKMTGCSIMSNSIAPDAIKLQGSASLDTDCLISAGGMSLANPVKTVCTSPITQALPAGDPFADLPAPPATNPCQNSNQSTLQPGTYCKGLSLSGTVTLSPGVYVIQGGDFKANSNASISGEGVIIYLAGSSGVSMNGTATVKLSAPTSGTYSGVLFYGDRANLAGSNTFNGTADSLLTGALYFPTQAVNYLGNFSGKGGCTQVVASTVQWSGNTSINQDCTSLGMREIPATQSVRLVE; from the coding sequence ATGGAACGGCGTGCCCGCACCTTCAGGCGTTTTTTCCGCTGGCCGCGACGCATCGGCGAGAGCGGCAACGTTGCCACTATTTTTGCCCTGTCTTTGCCAATTGTCGTCGGCGGAGCGGGCCTCGGTGTCGAGACTTCCTACTGGTACTATAGCAGCCTGAAGCTACAGGCAGCGGCGGATGCGGCAGCCTATGCCGGCGCTTTGGAAAAAGTTCTGGGATCCGACAAGCCGGCGGTTGTCTCGGCCGCGACGCTGTCGGCGACCACGAACGGCTGGGCACCATCGACAGGCACAATCGAGGTCTTCACGCCTCCATCGTCCGGACCGAATGTCGCAAAAAAGGCGGTCGAGGTCATCGTTCATCAGAATCTCGACAGATTTTTCACGTCGATATTCACGCAAGACGCAGTAGGCGCCCAGGCAAGAGCGGTGGCTCTTATCACTGACGCTTCGAAAGCCTGCGTTCTGGCGACCAGTCCGTCCGCTTCGAAAGCGGCGCTCTTTTCCGGCAGCTCGACCATGAAAATGACGGGCTGCTCCATCATGTCGAATTCGATAGCGCCGGACGCCATCAAGCTTCAGGGATCGGCAAGCCTTGACACCGATTGCCTGATATCGGCCGGTGGGATGTCATTGGCCAATCCCGTAAAGACCGTCTGCACCAGTCCGATAACCCAGGCGTTGCCCGCTGGCGATCCTTTTGCCGACCTGCCGGCGCCACCAGCCACGAACCCCTGTCAAAACAGCAATCAGTCGACGCTGCAGCCTGGAACATACTGCAAGGGGCTCAGCTTGAGCGGCACTGTAACGCTCTCGCCCGGGGTATACGTCATTCAGGGGGGCGATTTCAAAGCGAACTCGAATGCAAGTATTTCCGGCGAGGGCGTTATCATCTATCTCGCCGGCAGCTCCGGCGTCAGCATGAACGGCACGGCCACCGTCAAGCTTAGCGCACCGACGTCAGGCACCTATTCGGGCGTGCTGTTTTATGGCGACAGAGCAAACCTGGCGGGATCGAACACGTTTAATGGCACGGCGGATTCGCTTTTGACCGGCGCCCTGTATTTTCCAACGCAGGCGGTCAATTACCTCGGCAATTTCTCGGGCAAAGGTGGTTGCACACAGGTCGTCGCCAGCACCGTCCAGTGGTCCGGCAACACAAGCATCAACCAGGATTGCACCAGCCTCGGGATGCGAGAGATTCCGGCGACGCAGTCCGTTCGGCTTGTCGAGTAA
- a CDS encoding outer membrane protein translates to MFSIRRTALTAAMLLAWGGCALAADPVYEEPVVASVYDWSGFYLGAQAGYGWADADVTIFTAPPTVGSVDLDGPFVGALAGYNFQSGNFVFGIEGDINKSWIELDDDDDAEIDWFGSVRGRLGYAWDRTLLFGTAGIAFAHGEVPSIVVGEDDDLSFTGWTAGLGVEHAFTDNWLGRAEYRYYDFGTEDITRGEVDLTMHTVSVGVAYKF, encoded by the coding sequence ATGTTTTCCATCAGACGGACTGCTCTCACCGCCGCGATGCTGCTTGCCTGGGGTGGATGTGCTCTCGCGGCGGACCCGGTGTATGAGGAGCCTGTGGTCGCTTCGGTCTATGACTGGAGCGGTTTCTATCTCGGCGCGCAAGCCGGATATGGCTGGGCTGATGCGGATGTGACGATTTTCACCGCTCCGCCAACTGTTGGATCGGTCGATCTGGACGGACCATTTGTTGGAGCGCTTGCCGGTTATAATTTCCAGTCCGGGAATTTCGTGTTCGGTATCGAGGGCGACATAAACAAGAGCTGGATCGAGCTCGACGATGATGACGACGCCGAGATCGACTGGTTCGGGTCCGTGCGCGGACGCCTGGGCTATGCTTGGGATCGCACCTTGCTTTTCGGCACCGCGGGTATTGCTTTTGCGCACGGCGAAGTGCCTTCGATCGTGGTGGGGGAAGATGACGATCTGAGCTTCACCGGCTGGACCGCGGGGCTCGGCGTTGAACATGCTTTCACCGACAACTGGCTTGGCCGGGCCGAGTATCGCTATTACGATTTCGGTACAGAGGACATCACGCGCGGCGAAGTCGACCTGACGATGCACACCGTTTCCGTAGGCGTCGCATACAAGTTCTGA
- a CDS encoding YihY/virulence factor BrkB family protein, with protein MWNVAKEGWALLAESIVGFINDNALTHGAAMAFYATTSLAPILLIVVAIAGLAFGNDAAQLALSAQLVGLMGPQSAELLQLTIENASRRTAGTLATILGLVALFVTTSGVFGEMQLALNDIWKVKPSGTSISRLVRARAASLGLVAALGFLLLVSLVASAAISALGQIINAYLPFGTMILSAINGIVSFALIALLFAAIYKVLPDRALRWRDVGLGAVVTAFLFTIGKSLIGWYIGASATASSYGAAGALLVVLLWVYYSSEIFLLGAEFTRAYSVRYGSRSDLEETIIASDRERKLAAAARIENSENEIVGWIVFSSLLTAFLSHFWHRRHR; from the coding sequence ATGTGGAATGTGGCGAAAGAGGGATGGGCACTCCTAGCGGAGAGCATTGTCGGCTTCATCAATGACAATGCCCTGACTCACGGGGCAGCAATGGCGTTTTACGCCACGACCTCGCTTGCGCCGATCCTGCTCATCGTTGTCGCTATCGCTGGCCTGGCCTTCGGAAACGATGCGGCGCAACTTGCTCTTTCGGCTCAGCTCGTGGGCCTGATGGGTCCGCAGAGCGCGGAGCTTCTGCAATTGACAATCGAAAACGCATCACGTCGGACAGCGGGCACTCTTGCCACGATTTTGGGGCTCGTCGCGCTGTTCGTCACCACATCCGGCGTGTTCGGCGAAATGCAGCTTGCCCTGAACGATATCTGGAAAGTCAAACCGAGTGGAACGTCGATTTCCAGGCTTGTGCGAGCCCGCGCCGCAAGCCTTGGGCTCGTCGCAGCGCTCGGCTTCCTGCTCCTGGTGTCGCTGGTCGCGAGCGCTGCAATTTCGGCGCTTGGGCAAATCATCAACGCATATCTACCCTTCGGCACCATGATCCTGAGCGCAATCAACGGGATCGTCTCGTTTGCCCTGATCGCGCTTTTGTTCGCGGCAATCTACAAGGTCCTGCCCGACCGCGCGCTGCGATGGCGCGACGTTGGCCTCGGCGCCGTGGTCACGGCGTTTCTCTTCACGATCGGCAAGTCGCTGATCGGCTGGTATATCGGAGCCAGCGCAACCGCATCCTCATATGGGGCAGCCGGCGCACTGCTCGTCGTGCTGCTGTGGGTCTATTATTCGTCCGAGATCTTTCTGCTGGGCGCCGAATTTACACGAGCCTACTCGGTTCGATACGGCAGCCGGTCCGATCTGGAGGAGACGATCATAGCCAGTGATCGCGAACGGAAGCTGGCTGCGGCGGCCAGGATTGAAAACTCCGAAAACGAAATCGTCGGCTGGATTGTTTTCAGCAGCCTGCTCACCGCGTTTT